The following are encoded in a window of Streptomyces sp. SAT1 genomic DNA:
- the trxA gene encoding thioredoxin, which translates to MAGTLKHVTDASFEQDVLKSDKPVLVDFWAAWCGPCRQIAPSLEAIAAEYGEKIEIVKLNIDENPDTAAKYGVMSIPTLNVYQNGEVAKTIVGAKPKAAIVRDLEDFIA; encoded by the coding sequence GTGGCCGGCACCCTGAAGCACGTGACCGACGCCTCCTTCGAGCAGGACGTCCTGAAGAGCGACAAGCCCGTACTGGTGGACTTCTGGGCCGCCTGGTGCGGTCCCTGCCGCCAGATCGCCCCGTCCCTCGAAGCCATTGCCGCCGAGTACGGCGAGAAGATCGAGATCGTCAAGCTCAACATCGACGAGAACCCGGACACGGCTGCCAAGTACGGCGTCATGTCGATCCCGACGCTGAACGTCTACCAGAACGGCGAGGTCGCCAAGACCATTGTCGGCGCGAAGCCGAAGGCCGCGATCGTCCGCGACCTTGAGGACTTCATCGCCTAG
- the sigM gene encoding RNA polymerase sigma factor SigM gives MADDSAYHDASDQDLLSRHVEGDHDAFGELVRRHRDRLWAVALRTLGDREEAADAVQDAFVSAYRAAHTFRGQSAVTTWLHRITVNACLDRVRKAASRKTSPVDDTERLEQLLEPHESASAPAERNDVQRQLIEALGTLPADQRAALVLVDMQGYPVAEAARVLDVPVGTVKSRCARGRARLLPLLTHLRPNGSGAEAGEAPGPGRNRTQGASVPPAAGPPGRETRNGEPGDSAAVKGGGGRA, from the coding sequence ATGGCGGACGACAGCGCCTACCACGACGCGAGCGACCAGGACCTCCTGTCCCGCCATGTGGAGGGCGACCACGACGCCTTCGGTGAACTCGTGCGGCGTCACCGCGACCGGCTCTGGGCGGTCGCCCTGCGCACGCTCGGGGACCGCGAGGAGGCCGCTGACGCCGTGCAGGACGCGTTCGTCTCCGCCTACCGGGCTGCCCACACCTTCCGCGGGCAGTCGGCCGTCACCACATGGCTGCACCGGATCACGGTCAATGCCTGCCTCGACCGGGTCCGCAAGGCGGCCTCACGGAAGACCTCCCCGGTGGACGACACCGAGCGCCTGGAGCAGCTGCTTGAGCCGCACGAGTCGGCCTCCGCGCCTGCCGAACGGAACGACGTGCAGCGGCAGCTCATCGAGGCGCTGGGCACACTCCCGGCCGACCAGCGGGCCGCTCTGGTGCTCGTGGACATGCAGGGATATCCCGTCGCCGAGGCCGCCCGCGTCCTCGATGTTCCGGTGGGCACGGTGAAGAGCCGTTGCGCCCGGGGCAGAGCAAGGCTCCTCCCTCTGCTCACCCATCTCCGGCCGAACGGCTCCGGCGCCGAGGCCGGCGAGGCGCCGGGCCCGGGACGGAACCGGACGCAGGGGGCATCCGTCCCACCGGCGGCGGGTCCTCCGGGCCGGGAGACACGCAACGGCGAGCCAGGCGATTCAGCTGCGGTGAAGGGCGGAGGTGGGCGAGCGTGA
- the murJ gene encoding murein biosynthesis integral membrane protein MurJ, which yields MNAPYDPDHGRAVDGSGHPGTPPPEHGQVPQQPPADMYLQDAYAEDPYRQQDLTAQDPVGEALYDRAAHPPPPPGAYEPQQPLYGSPPPSPYPPDPRIWAQTPPPEPSGTTQYLPYGEDPRTTQFVGVDDLVSHSAEEQHEPDAFAHLFRDQQQGGYPQDPRQAAYQNQQEAGPYGYDPRQGGYQAPGQPAYQDQQGYGYPPADQQGYQAGRQDYQVPQDMGGYPPQPEPTSVPGPAPVPGAGQGPMGPYAPAPGATRTVAEAPAPAPSAAPAAKKGGKASGLLKSSAVMAAGTMVSRLTGFIRSAMIVSALGVGLLGDTFQIAYQLPTMIYVLTVGGGLNSVFVPQLVRAMKDDDDGGEAYANRLLTLVMVALGALTVLAVVAAPLLIRVLSPSVAGDPAANQVGITFTRYFVPSIFFMGVHVVMGQVLNARGKFGAMMWTPVLNNIVIIVTLGTFIWVYGTAAHSGMGVASIPPEGQRLLGVGILLGLIVQALAMIPYLRETGFRLRLRFDWRGQGLGKAASLAKWTILFVLANQAGAIIVTRLSTAAGKQSSVDGVGFAAYANAQLIWGLPQAIITVSLMAALLPRISRSAHEDDTGAVRDDISQGLRTTAVAIVPIAFGFLALGIPMCTLIFGSSGTGEATNMGFMLMAFALGLIPYSVQYVVLRAFYAYEDTRTPFYNTVIVAAVNASASAVCYFVLPARWAVIGMAAAYGLAYAIGVGVAWSRLRKRLGGDLDGSRVLRTYARLCIAAVPAALVSGAACYEISHLLGQGVVGSFAALLAGGLLLLGIFFVAARRMRIEEMNSLVGMVRGRLGR from the coding sequence ATGAACGCGCCGTACGACCCTGACCACGGCCGGGCCGTGGACGGCTCGGGCCACCCCGGTACCCCGCCGCCCGAGCACGGCCAGGTGCCGCAGCAGCCGCCCGCGGACATGTACCTCCAGGACGCCTACGCCGAGGACCCGTACCGGCAGCAGGACCTCACCGCCCAGGACCCGGTCGGCGAGGCGCTGTACGACCGCGCCGCGCACCCGCCACCACCGCCGGGCGCGTACGAGCCGCAGCAGCCGCTGTACGGCAGCCCACCACCATCCCCGTATCCGCCGGACCCACGGATCTGGGCCCAGACCCCGCCGCCCGAGCCGTCGGGCACCACCCAGTACCTGCCGTACGGCGAGGATCCCCGCACCACGCAGTTCGTGGGCGTCGACGACCTGGTCAGCCACTCCGCCGAGGAGCAGCACGAGCCGGACGCCTTCGCGCACCTCTTCCGCGACCAGCAGCAGGGCGGCTACCCCCAGGACCCCCGGCAGGCGGCCTACCAGAACCAGCAGGAGGCCGGGCCGTACGGCTACGACCCCCGCCAGGGCGGTTACCAGGCCCCCGGGCAGCCCGCCTACCAGGACCAGCAGGGCTACGGGTACCCGCCCGCGGACCAGCAGGGCTACCAGGCCGGCCGACAGGACTACCAGGTCCCGCAGGACATGGGCGGGTACCCGCCGCAGCCCGAGCCGACGTCCGTACCCGGCCCCGCGCCGGTCCCGGGCGCCGGTCAGGGCCCGATGGGTCCCTACGCCCCTGCTCCCGGCGCCACCCGGACCGTGGCCGAGGCACCTGCCCCCGCCCCCTCGGCCGCCCCGGCGGCGAAGAAGGGCGGCAAGGCGTCGGGGCTGCTCAAGTCCAGTGCCGTGATGGCGGCCGGCACGATGGTCTCCCGGCTCACGGGCTTCATCCGCTCCGCGATGATCGTCTCGGCGCTGGGCGTCGGCCTGCTCGGCGACACCTTCCAGATCGCCTACCAGCTGCCGACGATGATCTACGTCCTGACCGTCGGCGGCGGCCTCAACTCGGTCTTCGTACCGCAGCTCGTCCGGGCCATGAAGGACGACGACGACGGCGGCGAGGCCTACGCCAACCGGCTGCTGACGCTGGTCATGGTGGCGCTGGGAGCGCTCACCGTGCTCGCGGTGGTCGCGGCGCCGCTCCTGATCCGGGTGCTGTCCCCGTCGGTGGCGGGCGACCCGGCGGCCAACCAGGTCGGCATCACCTTCACCCGCTACTTCGTGCCCTCGATCTTCTTCATGGGCGTCCATGTGGTGATGGGGCAGGTCCTCAACGCGCGCGGGAAGTTCGGCGCGATGATGTGGACCCCGGTCCTGAACAACATCGTCATCATCGTGACGCTCGGCACGTTCATCTGGGTGTACGGCACCGCCGCCCACTCCGGCATGGGCGTGGCGAGCATCCCGCCGGAGGGCCAGCGGCTGCTCGGTGTGGGCATCCTGCTCGGTCTCATCGTCCAGGCGCTGGCGATGATCCCGTACCTGCGGGAGACCGGGTTCCGGCTGCGGCTGCGCTTCGACTGGCGGGGGCAGGGTCTCGGGAAGGCCGCGAGCCTCGCCAAGTGGACCATCCTCTTCGTCCTCGCCAACCAGGCCGGCGCGATCATCGTCACCCGGCTGTCGACCGCGGCGGGCAAGCAGTCCTCCGTCGACGGCGTCGGCTTCGCCGCCTACGCCAACGCCCAGCTGATCTGGGGTCTGCCGCAGGCCATCATCACCGTCTCCCTGATGGCCGCCCTGCTGCCGCGGATCTCCCGCTCGGCCCACGAGGACGACACCGGCGCCGTCCGCGACGACATCTCGCAGGGGCTGCGCACCACGGCCGTCGCCATCGTGCCGATCGCCTTCGGGTTCCTCGCGCTCGGCATTCCGATGTGCACCCTGATCTTCGGCTCCTCGGGCACCGGTGAGGCCACCAACATGGGATTCATGCTGATGGCCTTCGCCCTCGGCCTCATTCCCTACTCCGTGCAGTACGTCGTCCTGCGTGCCTTCTACGCCTACGAGGACACCCGGACGCCCTTCTACAACACGGTCATCGTGGCCGCGGTCAACGCGAGCGCCTCGGCCGTGTGCTACTTCGTGCTGCCGGCCCGCTGGGCCGTGATCGGCATGGCCGCCGCGTACGGCCTCGCCTACGCGATCGGTGTGGGGGTCGCCTGGAGCAGGCTGCGCAAGCGGCTCGGCGGCGACCTCGACGGCTCCCGCGTCCTGCGGACCTACGCCCGGCTGTGCATCGCCGCGGTGCCGGCGGCGCTGGTCAGCGGCGCGGCCTGCTACGAGATCAGCCACCTGCTGGGCCAGGGCGTCGTCGGTTCGTTCGCCGCGCTGCTGGCCGGCGGTCTGCTGCTGCTCGGCATCTTCTTCGTCGCGGCCCGGCGCATGCGGATCGAGGAGATGAACTCGCTCGTGGGCATGGTCCGCGGACGGCTGGGACGTTGA
- a CDS encoding anti-sigma factor family protein codes for MTATTDTDGHPDVSEISDFTEGLLAPSRAEDLRRHLSTCADCADVRTSLDEIRGLLGTLPAPHQMPGDIADRIDAALAAEPPLAAMPPLATPEEKTSGGDHHVSRETSGDVSRETSPPPTADRPIGNVRASRTGPGRKPRPRRVRRGIAVLGAALTVTALGVVTVVLTSQSDDQHAGTAASAPSSTSAQTFSEGTLARQVTSLLDGTPRTQGTTRAPHSFGTDAGPDTGATTRTSPGTEQPNILKDDPTAAVPSCVRQGIHSSGAALAAQPGLYADQDAYLVVLSDPSGVSSRVTAYVVDASCVHDPAITARVLLSHTYTRS; via the coding sequence GTGACTGCCACGACGGACACGGACGGGCACCCGGACGTCTCGGAGATCTCCGACTTCACCGAAGGACTGCTCGCGCCTTCCCGGGCCGAGGATCTGCGACGGCATCTGAGCACCTGCGCCGACTGCGCCGACGTCCGGACCTCGCTCGACGAGATCCGGGGCCTGCTCGGCACCCTCCCGGCACCGCACCAGATGCCGGGCGACATCGCGGACCGGATCGACGCCGCGCTCGCCGCGGAACCTCCCCTCGCCGCAATGCCTCCCCTCGCCACCCCTGAGGAGAAGACCTCCGGTGGCGACCACCATGTTTCACGTGAAACAAGCGGCGATGTTTCACGTGAAACATCACCCCCTCCCACGGCGGACCGTCCGATCGGCAACGTCCGGGCATCCCGCACCGGCCCCGGCCGTAAACCGCGCCCGCGCCGTGTGCGCCGCGGGATCGCCGTCCTGGGCGCCGCTCTCACCGTCACCGCACTCGGAGTCGTCACGGTCGTCCTGACCTCCCAGAGCGACGACCAGCACGCCGGCACGGCAGCTTCTGCCCCCTCAAGCACCTCCGCACAGACCTTCTCCGAGGGAACCCTCGCGCGTCAGGTCACCAGCCTGCTCGACGGGACACCGCGGACGCAGGGCACGACCCGCGCCCCGCACAGCTTCGGCACAGACGCCGGTCCGGACACCGGCGCCACCACGCGCACGAGCCCAGGCACCGAGCAGCCGAACATCCTCAAGGACGACCCGACCGCCGCGGTCCCCTCCTGCGTCCGCCAGGGCATCCACAGCTCCGGCGCCGCGCTCGCCGCGCAACCGGGCCTCTACGCCGACCAGGACGCCTATCTGGTGGTGCTGTCCGATCCCTCCGGCGTGAGCTCCCGGGTCACCGCCTATGTCGTGGACGCGTCCTGTGTGCACGATCCCGCCATCACGGCCCGGGTCCTGTTGTCACACACCTATACGCGCTCCTGA
- a CDS encoding protein kinase family protein — protein MAERSTAAVDVADNSGDEPLTAEADQSTADGVAQNRERDTDNDEAQGSGGTERPGQKASPPELHSGHKLARRYRLEECVTRLDGFSSWRAVDEKLRRAVGVHILPADHSRARSVLAAARSSALLGDPRFVQVLDAVEENDLVYVVHEWLPDATELTTLLSTGPLEPHDAYQLVSQVASAMAVAHREGLAHLRLNPNAVLRASTGQWRIRGLAVNAALRGISSETPQRADTEAIGALLYAALTQRWPYENDAYGLSGLPKAVGLIPPDQVRAGVHRGLSELAMRALVNEGATASRHESPCTTPEELVKAIGEMPRIRPPEPVFTAPPEYQGTSYQQGTYGRPAPRPGVTQPVPAPPPPLQSRTGKALKWAVSALLIAALGLGSWQLADALMDQGGKSTKDSQTQTQDGSDKKDKQQPKPLRPLPVQGAQEFIAKGDAQHPGDVGKTYDGNPSTYWKTSTFMEGPPLAPFKPGVGIVYDLGSEQNLSQASAGLLYSGDHTTVELYAADSLSPGSLESMRKIGDATTSGATVTMKTAKPEKTRYVLVWITAMPYSGADANTYSTAGYKQAITEVKFAG, from the coding sequence GTGGCGGAACGGAGCACGGCTGCCGTCGACGTGGCAGACAACAGCGGTGACGAGCCGCTGACCGCCGAGGCGGACCAGTCCACGGCCGACGGGGTGGCCCAGAACCGGGAGCGGGACACGGACAACGACGAGGCGCAGGGGAGCGGCGGGACCGAGCGTCCCGGTCAGAAGGCCTCACCGCCCGAACTGCACAGCGGTCACAAACTGGCCAGACGCTACCGCCTGGAGGAGTGCGTCACCCGTCTGGACGGATTCAGCAGCTGGCGCGCGGTGGACGAGAAGCTCCGCAGGGCCGTCGGCGTGCACATCCTGCCCGCCGACCACTCCCGCGCCCGCTCGGTCCTGGCGGCGGCCCGTTCCTCGGCCCTGCTCGGGGACCCGCGCTTCGTCCAGGTCCTCGACGCCGTCGAGGAGAACGACCTCGTCTACGTCGTCCACGAGTGGCTTCCCGACGCCACCGAGCTGACCACCCTGCTGTCCACGGGCCCGCTGGAGCCGCACGACGCCTACCAGTTGGTCAGCCAGGTCGCCTCCGCCATGGCCGTCGCGCACCGCGAGGGCCTGGCCCATCTGCGTCTGAACCCGAACGCGGTGCTCCGCGCCTCCACCGGTCAGTGGCGCATCCGCGGCCTGGCCGTGAACGCCGCGCTCCGCGGGATCAGCTCCGAGACACCGCAGCGGGCCGACACCGAGGCGATCGGCGCGCTGCTGTACGCCGCGCTCACCCAGCGCTGGCCGTACGAGAACGACGCCTACGGGCTGTCCGGCCTGCCCAAGGCCGTCGGCCTCATCCCGCCGGACCAGGTCCGCGCCGGGGTCCACCGCGGTCTGTCCGAGCTGGCCATGCGCGCCCTGGTCAACGAGGGCGCCACCGCCTCGCGTCACGAGTCTCCGTGCACGACGCCGGAGGAGCTGGTGAAGGCGATCGGTGAGATGCCGCGGATCCGTCCGCCGGAGCCCGTCTTCACCGCACCGCCGGAGTACCAGGGCACGTCGTACCAGCAGGGCACGTACGGACGCCCGGCACCGCGCCCCGGCGTCACCCAGCCGGTGCCTGCCCCGCCGCCCCCGCTGCAGAGCCGGACCGGCAAGGCCCTGAAGTGGGCTGTCTCCGCCCTGCTCATCGCCGCGCTGGGGCTGGGCAGTTGGCAGCTCGCCGACGCCCTGATGGACCAGGGCGGCAAGTCAACCAAGGACAGCCAGACCCAGACGCAGGACGGCAGCGACAAGAAGGACAAGCAGCAGCCGAAGCCGCTCCGGCCCCTCCCCGTCCAGGGGGCGCAGGAGTTCATCGCCAAGGGGGACGCACAGCACCCAGGCGACGTCGGCAAGACGTACGACGGCAACCCGTCGACGTACTGGAAGACGAGCACCTTCATGGAGGGCCCGCCCCTCGCACCGTTCAAGCCCGGTGTGGGGATCGTCTACGACCTCGGCTCGGAACAGAACCTCAGTCAGGCGTCCGCCGGCCTCCTCTACAGCGGCGACCACACCACGGTCGAGCTGTACGCGGCGGACTCCCTGTCCCCCGGGTCGCTGGAGTCGATGCGGAAGATCGGCGACGCCACGACCAGCGGCGCCACCGTCACGATGAAGACCGCCAAGCCGGAGAAGACCCGGTACGTCCTCGTCTGGATCACCGCCATGCCCTACTCGGGTGCCGACGCGAACACGTACAGCACCGCCGGCTACAAGCAGGCGATCACCGAAGTGAAGTTCGCCGGCTGA
- the trxB gene encoding thioredoxin-disulfide reductase: MSDVRNVIIIGSGPAGYTAALYTARASLKPLVFEGAVTAGGALMNTTEVENFPGFRDGIMGPDLMDNMRGQAERFGAELIPDDVVSVDLTGEIKTVTDTSGTVHRAKAVIVTTGSQHRKLGLPNEDALSGRGVSWCATCDGFFFKDQDIAVIGGGDTAMEEATFLSRFAKSVTIVHRRDTLRASKAMQERAFADPKIKFVWDSEVAEVQGEQKLSGLKLRNVKTGELSDLPVTGLFIAIGHDPRTELFKGQLDLDEEGYLKVDAPSTRTNLTGVFGAGDVVDHTYRQAITAAGTGCSAALDAERFLAALADNEQQAEPEKTTV; the protein is encoded by the coding sequence GTGAGCGACGTCCGCAACGTGATCATCATCGGCTCCGGGCCCGCCGGCTACACGGCGGCCCTCTACACCGCGCGCGCGTCGCTGAAGCCGCTGGTGTTCGAAGGCGCCGTCACCGCGGGTGGTGCGCTGATGAACACCACCGAGGTGGAGAACTTCCCCGGCTTCCGCGACGGCATCATGGGCCCGGACCTCATGGACAACATGCGGGGCCAGGCCGAGCGCTTCGGCGCCGAGCTGATCCCGGACGATGTCGTCTCCGTCGACCTCACGGGTGAGATCAAGACCGTCACGGACACCTCGGGCACCGTGCACCGGGCCAAGGCCGTCATCGTCACCACCGGCTCGCAGCACCGCAAGCTCGGTCTGCCCAACGAGGACGCCCTCTCCGGCCGGGGTGTGTCCTGGTGCGCGACCTGTGACGGGTTCTTCTTCAAGGACCAGGACATCGCCGTGATCGGCGGCGGCGACACGGCGATGGAGGAGGCCACCTTCCTCTCCCGGTTCGCCAAGTCCGTGACGATCGTCCACCGCCGGGACACGCTGCGCGCCTCCAAGGCGATGCAGGAGCGCGCCTTCGCCGACCCGAAGATCAAGTTCGTCTGGGACAGCGAGGTCGCCGAGGTCCAGGGCGAGCAGAAGCTGTCCGGCCTGAAGCTGCGCAACGTCAAGACCGGCGAACTCTCGGACCTCCCGGTGACGGGTCTGTTCATCGCGATCGGCCACGACCCGCGGACCGAGCTGTTCAAGGGCCAGCTCGACCTGGACGAAGAGGGCTACCTGAAGGTCGACGCGCCCTCCACGCGCACCAACCTCACCGGTGTGTTCGGTGCCGGTGACGTCGTCGACCACACCTACCGCCAGGCCATCACCGCCGCGGGCACCGGCTGCTCCGCCGCCCTGGACGCCGAGCGGTTCCTTGCTGCTCTCGCGGACAACGAGCAGCAGGCAGAGCCCGAGAAGACCACTGTCTGA